A genome region from Erythrolamprus reginae isolate rEryReg1 chromosome 4, rEryReg1.hap1, whole genome shotgun sequence includes the following:
- the DYRK1A gene encoding dual specificity tyrosine-phosphorylation-regulated kinase 1A isoform X2 yields MHTGGETSACKPSTVRLAPSFSFHAAGLQMAGQMSHSHQQYSDRRQQNLSDQQVSALPYADQLQQPPTNQRRMPLTFRDPAAAPLRKLSVDLIKTYKHINEVYYAKKKRRHQQGQGDDSSHKKERKVYNDGYDDDNYDYIVKNGEKWMDRYEIDSLIGKGSFGQVVKAYDRVEQEWVAIKIIKNKKAFLNQAQIEVRLLELMNKHDTEMKYYIVHLKRHFMFRNHLCLVFEMLSYNLYDLLRNTNFRGVSLNLTRKFAQQMCTALLFLATPELSIIHCDLKPENILLCNPKRSAIKIVDFGSSCQLGQRIYQYIQSRFYRSPEVLLGMPYDLAIDMWSLGCILVEMHTGEPLFSGANEVDQMNKIVEVLGVPPAHILDQAPKAKKFFEKLPDGSWTLKKTKDGKREYKPPGTRKLHNILGVETGGPGARRAGESGHTVADYLKFKDLILRMLDYDPKTRIQPYYALQHSFFKKTADEGTNTSNSVSTSPAMEQSQSSGTTSSTSSSSGGSSGTSNSGRARSDPTHQHRHSSGHFTAAVQAMDCETHSPQVRQPFPPPLGWPGSEAPTQVTVETHPVQETSFHVPPQQQNALHHHHGNNSHHHHHHHLHHHHHHGQQALGSRTRPRVYNSPTNSSSTQDSMEVGHGHHSMTSLSSSTTSSSTSSSSTGNQGNQAYQNRPVAANALDFGQNGAMDVNLTVYSNPHQETGIAGHPTYQFSANTGPAHYMTEGHLTMRQGIDREESPMTGVCVQQSPVASS; encoded by the exons GAGGAGAGACTTCAGCATGCAAACCTTCAACTGTTCGACTTGCACCATCATTTTCATTCCATGCTGCCGGCCTTCAGATGGCTGGACAGATGTCCCATTCACATCAGCAGTACAGTGATCGTCGACAGCAGAACCTAAGCGACCAACAAGTTTCTGCCTTACCATATGCTGACCAGCTTCAGCAGCCTCCTACTAACCAG AGGCGAATGCCACTAACGTTCCGTGATCCAGCAGCTGCTCCTTTAAGGAAACTGTCTGTGGATTTGATCAAAACCTATAAACATATTAATGAG GTTTACTATGCAAAAAAGAAGCGACGACATCAACAGGGACAAGGAGATGATTCTAGTCACAAAAAAGAGCGGAAAGTTTATAATGATGGATACGATGATGACAACTATGACTACATTgtgaaaaatggggaaaaatggaTGGATCGTTATGAAATTGATTCTTTAATAGGCAAAGGCTCATTTGGACAG GTTGTAAAGGCGTATGACCGTGTGGAACAGGAGTGGGTAGCTATTAAAATTATAAAGAACAAGAAGGCTTTCCTAAATCAAGCCCAAATTGAAGTGCGACTTCTCGAGCTTATGAACAAACATGACACAGAAATGAAATATTACATAG tGCATTTGAAGCGTCACTTTATGTTTCGAAACCATCTCTGTTTAGTTTTTGAAATGCTCTCCTATAATCTTTATGACCTTTTGCGGAATACAAATTTCAGAGGGGTTTCATTGAACTTGACGCGAAAGTTTGCACAACAGATGTGTACTGCACTGCTTTTTCTTGCAACTCCTGAACTTAGTATCATTCACTGTGATCTAAAACCTGAGAACATCTTGCTGTGTAACCCCAAACGAAGCGCTATCAAAATAGTCGATTTTGGCAGTTCTTGCCAGCTTGGACAGCGG ATATATCAATATATCCAGAGTCGTTTTTATCGATCGCCTGAGGTGCTATTGGGAATGCCTTATGATCTTGCAATTGATATGTGGTCCCTTGGTTGTATCTTAGTGGAAATGCACACTGGAGAACCTCTTTTCAGTGGAGCAAATGAG GTTGATCAGATGAATAAAATAGTGGAGGTTTTGGGTGTACCGCCTGCTCATATTCTTGACCAAGCACCAAAAGCAAAAAAGTTTTTTGAGAAGTTGCCAGATGGCTCTTGGACCTTAAAAAAGACCAAAGATGGGAAAAGG GAGTACAAACCACCTGGAACCCGTAAACTTCACAATATACTTGGAGTTGAAACAGGAGGACCAGGAGCGCGTCGTGCTGGGGAGTCGGGTCATACTGTAGCTGACTACTTGAAGTTTAAAGACCTCATCTTAAGGATGCTTGATTATGATCCAAAAACCCGAATTCAACCTTATTATGCTCTTCAGCATAGTTTCTTTAAGAAAACAGCAGATGAAGGTACAAACACAAGTAACAGTGTCTCTACAAGTCCTGCTATGGAACAGTCGCAGTCTTCAGGAACCACTTCTAGCACATCTTCAAGCTCAG GTGGCTCTTCGGGGACAAGCAACAGTGGAAGAGCACGGTCAGATCCAACACACCAGCATCGGCATAGTAGTGGACACTTCACTGCTGCTGTACAAGCTATGGATTGTGAAACACACAGTCCTCAG GTTCGACAGCCGTTTCCTCCTCCTCTTGGTTGGCCAGGAAGTGAAGCTCCTACACAAGTCACTGTTGAAACCCATCCAGTTCAAGAAACCTCTTTCCATGTTCCTCCTCAGCAACAAAATGCATTACACCATCATCATGGAAATaattcccaccaccaccatcaccaccaccttcatcaccaccatcatcatggACAGCAGGCCTTAGGTAGTCGGACCAGGCCAAGGGTCTACAATTCTCCAACAAACAGCTCGTCCACCCAAGATTCCATGGAAGTGGGCCATGGTCACCACTCCATGACATCCCTGTCTTCCTCAACAACTTCTTCCTCTACATCTTCCTCCTCAACTGGTAATCAAGGCAATCAGGCCTATCAGAACCGTCCTGTGGCTGCTAACGCGTTAGACTTTGGACAAAATGGAGCTATGGACGTCAATTTAACGGTCTATTCTAATCCACATCAAGAAACTGGCATAGCAGGACACCCAACGTACCAGTTTTCTGCTAACACAGGTCCTGCTCATTACATGACTGAAGGACATCTTACAATGAGACAGGGAATTGATAGGGAAGAATCTCCCATGACAGGAGTTTGTGTTCAGCAAAGTCCTGTGGCCAGCTCGTGA
- the DYRK1A gene encoding dual specificity tyrosine-phosphorylation-regulated kinase 1A isoform X1, with protein sequence MGLLLASSPHPTGWYEISKRTMHTGGETSACKPSTVRLAPSFSFHAAGLQMAGQMSHSHQQYSDRRQQNLSDQQVSALPYADQLQQPPTNQRRMPLTFRDPAAAPLRKLSVDLIKTYKHINEVYYAKKKRRHQQGQGDDSSHKKERKVYNDGYDDDNYDYIVKNGEKWMDRYEIDSLIGKGSFGQVVKAYDRVEQEWVAIKIIKNKKAFLNQAQIEVRLLELMNKHDTEMKYYIVHLKRHFMFRNHLCLVFEMLSYNLYDLLRNTNFRGVSLNLTRKFAQQMCTALLFLATPELSIIHCDLKPENILLCNPKRSAIKIVDFGSSCQLGQRIYQYIQSRFYRSPEVLLGMPYDLAIDMWSLGCILVEMHTGEPLFSGANEVDQMNKIVEVLGVPPAHILDQAPKAKKFFEKLPDGSWTLKKTKDGKREYKPPGTRKLHNILGVETGGPGARRAGESGHTVADYLKFKDLILRMLDYDPKTRIQPYYALQHSFFKKTADEGTNTSNSVSTSPAMEQSQSSGTTSSTSSSSGGSSGTSNSGRARSDPTHQHRHSSGHFTAAVQAMDCETHSPQVRQPFPPPLGWPGSEAPTQVTVETHPVQETSFHVPPQQQNALHHHHGNNSHHHHHHHLHHHHHHGQQALGSRTRPRVYNSPTNSSSTQDSMEVGHGHHSMTSLSSSTTSSSTSSSSTGNQGNQAYQNRPVAANALDFGQNGAMDVNLTVYSNPHQETGIAGHPTYQFSANTGPAHYMTEGHLTMRQGIDREESPMTGVCVQQSPVASS encoded by the exons GAGGAGAGACTTCAGCATGCAAACCTTCAACTGTTCGACTTGCACCATCATTTTCATTCCATGCTGCCGGCCTTCAGATGGCTGGACAGATGTCCCATTCACATCAGCAGTACAGTGATCGTCGACAGCAGAACCTAAGCGACCAACAAGTTTCTGCCTTACCATATGCTGACCAGCTTCAGCAGCCTCCTACTAACCAG AGGCGAATGCCACTAACGTTCCGTGATCCAGCAGCTGCTCCTTTAAGGAAACTGTCTGTGGATTTGATCAAAACCTATAAACATATTAATGAG GTTTACTATGCAAAAAAGAAGCGACGACATCAACAGGGACAAGGAGATGATTCTAGTCACAAAAAAGAGCGGAAAGTTTATAATGATGGATACGATGATGACAACTATGACTACATTgtgaaaaatggggaaaaatggaTGGATCGTTATGAAATTGATTCTTTAATAGGCAAAGGCTCATTTGGACAG GTTGTAAAGGCGTATGACCGTGTGGAACAGGAGTGGGTAGCTATTAAAATTATAAAGAACAAGAAGGCTTTCCTAAATCAAGCCCAAATTGAAGTGCGACTTCTCGAGCTTATGAACAAACATGACACAGAAATGAAATATTACATAG tGCATTTGAAGCGTCACTTTATGTTTCGAAACCATCTCTGTTTAGTTTTTGAAATGCTCTCCTATAATCTTTATGACCTTTTGCGGAATACAAATTTCAGAGGGGTTTCATTGAACTTGACGCGAAAGTTTGCACAACAGATGTGTACTGCACTGCTTTTTCTTGCAACTCCTGAACTTAGTATCATTCACTGTGATCTAAAACCTGAGAACATCTTGCTGTGTAACCCCAAACGAAGCGCTATCAAAATAGTCGATTTTGGCAGTTCTTGCCAGCTTGGACAGCGG ATATATCAATATATCCAGAGTCGTTTTTATCGATCGCCTGAGGTGCTATTGGGAATGCCTTATGATCTTGCAATTGATATGTGGTCCCTTGGTTGTATCTTAGTGGAAATGCACACTGGAGAACCTCTTTTCAGTGGAGCAAATGAG GTTGATCAGATGAATAAAATAGTGGAGGTTTTGGGTGTACCGCCTGCTCATATTCTTGACCAAGCACCAAAAGCAAAAAAGTTTTTTGAGAAGTTGCCAGATGGCTCTTGGACCTTAAAAAAGACCAAAGATGGGAAAAGG GAGTACAAACCACCTGGAACCCGTAAACTTCACAATATACTTGGAGTTGAAACAGGAGGACCAGGAGCGCGTCGTGCTGGGGAGTCGGGTCATACTGTAGCTGACTACTTGAAGTTTAAAGACCTCATCTTAAGGATGCTTGATTATGATCCAAAAACCCGAATTCAACCTTATTATGCTCTTCAGCATAGTTTCTTTAAGAAAACAGCAGATGAAGGTACAAACACAAGTAACAGTGTCTCTACAAGTCCTGCTATGGAACAGTCGCAGTCTTCAGGAACCACTTCTAGCACATCTTCAAGCTCAG GTGGCTCTTCGGGGACAAGCAACAGTGGAAGAGCACGGTCAGATCCAACACACCAGCATCGGCATAGTAGTGGACACTTCACTGCTGCTGTACAAGCTATGGATTGTGAAACACACAGTCCTCAG GTTCGACAGCCGTTTCCTCCTCCTCTTGGTTGGCCAGGAAGTGAAGCTCCTACACAAGTCACTGTTGAAACCCATCCAGTTCAAGAAACCTCTTTCCATGTTCCTCCTCAGCAACAAAATGCATTACACCATCATCATGGAAATaattcccaccaccaccatcaccaccaccttcatcaccaccatcatcatggACAGCAGGCCTTAGGTAGTCGGACCAGGCCAAGGGTCTACAATTCTCCAACAAACAGCTCGTCCACCCAAGATTCCATGGAAGTGGGCCATGGTCACCACTCCATGACATCCCTGTCTTCCTCAACAACTTCTTCCTCTACATCTTCCTCCTCAACTGGTAATCAAGGCAATCAGGCCTATCAGAACCGTCCTGTGGCTGCTAACGCGTTAGACTTTGGACAAAATGGAGCTATGGACGTCAATTTAACGGTCTATTCTAATCCACATCAAGAAACTGGCATAGCAGGACACCCAACGTACCAGTTTTCTGCTAACACAGGTCCTGCTCATTACATGACTGAAGGACATCTTACAATGAGACAGGGAATTGATAGGGAAGAATCTCCCATGACAGGAGTTTGTGTTCAGCAAAGTCCTGTGGCCAGCTCGTGA